The Terriglobales bacterium genome includes the window TTGGACTTCATGCAGTGAAGCGTTTGATGCCCGGCTTTGCGCGGACCAGCAACTGCAAAGTCACCGCGCTTTCGCGGCGCGACCGTCAACGCGCAGACGAATGCTCCAAACAGTTCCAAATCCCTCACGCCTTCACATCCGTGGAGGAACTTTGTGCGTCGCCGGAAGTCGACGCCGTTCTGGTCACCAGCCCGAACGCCTGCCACTTGAGCGAAGTTCTCACTGCGGCGAAGCATGGCAAGCACATCCTTTGCGAGAAGCCGATGGGCATGAATGCCGCCGAATGCCGCGAGATGGTGGAGGCAGCCAATAAGGCTGGCGTTCTTCTCGGAATCGCACACGTATTCCGGTTCACCGAAACAGTTCCCTATTTCCGGCAACTACTCGCGACCGGACAGATCGGCCGGCCTACCTTCGCCCACAGCGACTTCTCCTTCTTTGCTCCATCGGATCACCCGCGCAAGTGGCTGCACGACCGATCCATCGCTGGCGGAGGCCCCATCGCCGACATCGGTGTGCATTGCGTCGATACGCTCCGTTACATCCTCAACGACGAAGTCACTGAAGTGACCGCCGTCGGAACCACCGATGAATATTCCCGTGACGTGGAATCAGCCGCCGTCATGACGCTACGCTTCAGCAAAGGGACGCTTGCAACATCGTCCGTTTCCTTCCGCGCTGAATATCATTCCCCGCTCTCCATTCATGGCGAAACGGGCGTAATCTCAGCCAATGACGGTCTCGCCGTTGACTTCCCGGTTACGGTGAACCTGGAACAGAATCGAAAGATCGTCAGCCAACAGACCTTCTCCAACGAACTGGCGTACGCAAAACAAGCCGACGAGTTTGCCAACGCAGTCCAGGGAAAGGCAACCTATCGTTGTCTCGGAGAAGAAGGCTGGCAGAACCAGCGCATACTCGACGCCGCCTTCCGCAGTATGCAGAGCGGCCACCCTGAAAGGGTCAACTAAGCACTCATTCACCACGAAAACACTGCCGAAACCCGGCTCATAGCTTTGTTCATATGTGCTAGGGCTCAGGCACACAACCATAAATTCCCAAAATGGGAACTATCGCCTCACGATATCGTAACTTTAGTTATAGCGGCAGAGTTATGGCATACCATTGCAGCAAGCAATGTGCTCTAACCTCTGTCAAGAAGGTAAGGGACTAGATAATGCATTTTGCTCACATCGTATTTGGCTGGGTTGGTCTTGTGGTCGCTGCGTACGAGAAGAGGAATTTTCATACCAGGGTATGTCGTTGCGGGGCGGTCGCGACCGGGGCTTGCCCGCAGTGCCGTAAATCATTCTGTGAGAAGCACGCTGGCTTTGAATTGCTATGTGACTCCTGCACCAAGTACTGGAATAAATACGGCATCATTGATGGTCCTCCGAAGTCGCAACACTCCGCCATCGAACCATCCAATGTAAGTAGAGAAAACTCGGAGGCTTTCCAGGAAGACACGGAATTGCATTCCGTTCCGTAGACAGGGACGAGCTAGCGGCTCGCCACCGTCTTCGCCAGTCCTGAGGCTTTTCGGAACCACGGGCGGTCACGCCGTTTCTGGAATCCCGGCATCGTGCGTTTTTTGTTGGCGATACGCTGGGTCCACTCCGCCGCTTCAGCGGTACGTCCTTGCGACGCGAGGAAAGCGGCGTAGTAGTACTGAATCTCCGTCGCCGTGGACACGTTCGTCACGCGCTCGAACATGGCCTGGGCTTTCTCCGCCTGGCCGGTCTTCGCATATGCGTTTGCCAGCAGTCCCGCAGCACGATGGAAGTCGTACTTCGGATCTTGCGTCACCACTCGTTCAAGGTCAGCGATAGCAGCCGTCGAATCACCCAATTCGATTTCCGCCAGCGCACGGCGGTAGAAGGTATCCACGGAGTCGGCACGCGAAGCGATCGCACGGTCGAAACATTCTTTCGCCTTTCTGGCCTTCCCGTCTTCCAGATACAACGCGCCCAATTCTTCGAGGTTCGCAGGAGCCGGATTGTCATGCACCAGCGCCTCCAGTTCGTGGATGCGTCCGCGCCGTGGAAAGAATTTGAAACTGTCCCGCAGGAGTCCCGCGTCGGGGATTACCTCGACCACAATGTAGACGAGTGCGCCGAGTCCGCCGCCGAACAGAACGATCCACAACCAGTATCCGTCGGGGCGGCGACGTATGAAGTGCACGATCGCAATCGCCTGCAGGATGATGCCGTAGGGGTAAAAGATCGAGTAAAAGATTCCCATGGGATTAACGCGCGTATTGTAAACGCAAACTCGCCAAATCAGTCCGCACAGAGGTAACTGTTCGGCTCCTGCTCCGGTGTGACAATTCCCTCAGGAGCCACTCCGCCGTTGTACTCCAGCATCCTGTTCTTCCATTTCAGGAATTCGGTAATCGTCTGCGGCTCGATCCGGACCTCGACCCGGCGCAAACTGGCCAGCAGCAGGTTCATTTCGTTCATCAGCCCGTCGGGTGATCGTTGGCTCTGGCGGGCCGGTTTCACAAGCAAAGTGACCGTGCGGTTATGATACTCAAGCAGTCCCCAGCCTTTTGGCAATTCCTCCGGGCGAATCACTCCTCGCGGAGCCAGGTACAGTCGTTCACAACCCAACGCAATCTCGGGTTTCACGCGCCACGGCTTTGCCCGATCCGCAAGGAAATCAGCGCGCGAAACCTTGCATTCCACCACCACCGAGCGGCACTTCCCTTTCCAGCCGATCGCGTCCGGCATCTCCCCGCTGGAACACTGTTGTTCCGACAGAACAATCCCGCAGCGATACCGCCTCAACCACTGTTCGGCGACCTTCACCAACTGCGCGTGAGTCATAGAGGAGTTTTTAAACCGGAGAGAACTTGGAAGGAAGTCCCTATTCGGCTTCATCTTCGCCGCGATAAGGACAGTGTCGGCAGCTCTGCCAGCAACAGGTGCCCCTGCGCTTCAGGTAATCGGCCGTGAAAACCCACTTTCCGTTTTCTACGTAATAGTCGAGACCTTCGATAAGAGGCTGCTGGGATGTGTCCATCGTGATTCTCAGTTTACCAGCAGCCTTTTGGGGTGCTGATGCTCAGCTTGCAGCGATGATTTTGCGCAGTGATTCGTAATCTTCGTCCGCCAGTGCGACGAACCGAAACGGCTGTACCCACCCATTTACCGTCTGCGATCCTGGCAGCAGTTCAGCGATCCCCCGGATCGTTCCGGAGTCGCTGCCGATCCGAAGTTCAACCAGCGATCCTGGCTCAACCGCCCTCGAAGTCTGCGCACGGCCTCCCGTCGCGGAAAGCACATAGAGGTTGCCGCGGATAATCCCTTTGTCATCCACGCGAAAATCAATGGACGCCGGCCGTCGGAGGCTAACTCTTGCAGCCCTGACGGAGGAGTTCGTCTGGGGGAAATGAGCCATGCACGGACTATCTCATGCGTAAGTAATTGGCTGCCAGTTACTAAGGCCCATGTGGAAAAAGCCATGGTACAACCGGGCAGGTACCCGGCCGTGTATTGGTACAACGACCACCCGATTCCAACGCTATTCGCGTTTCACCTTGCCGTTAGCTTTGTGACGTAAGTCCTTACCTGTGGCCACATTTCACGGGTAGGCTACACGGTGTCCATGCGGCCCCGGCTCTCCGACTCCGACATTCCATCTTCGTACCTGCCCACCCTCGATGGCTGGCGTGGCGTAGCCATCTTGCTGGTCTTGTTTTGCCACGTCCATTTCAGCGGCAACTGGTCTCGGCTCGCCCAGGAATACAGCGCCCTGGCAGTAGACCTTTTCTTCGCCATCAGCGGACTTCTGATCACCGATCGCATGCTCCAGGAACATGCTCAAACTGGACGCATCAGCCTGCGCGGCTTCTACATCCGTCGAGTGTTCCGCATATTCCCTGCGGCGTTCTTATTCTTAGCCGCGGTCTCCTTGCTTTGCTGGCTCGGCTTGGTGCCGGCAAGTCGCGTTCAGTTGCTTTCTGCCGCACTGTTCTTTCGGAACTACTACTACGCCGTGGCTCCCGACGGTTGGTTCACCGGGCACTTTTGGTCGCTGTCCGTAGAAGAGCATTTCTATTTCTTTTGGCCTTGTCTGCTGATCCTGATGGGAGTCTCCCGTGCCCGCCGAATTACACCGTGGATTGCAGTCGCCGCTGCCGCATGGCGCACGCTGGATAGTCGTTGGCACTTCGTCTCCGCACCAAGCCTCATCAACGTTCTCACACGCACAGACTACTGTGTTGACTTCCTGTTATGGGGTTGCGTTGCCGGCTTGCTGCTTCGTCGAGAGCGTGCCCAGATGTTATTACGCCGCCTGATCCCCGCGGCTTGGCCCGCCATTGGGATCGTG containing:
- a CDS encoding Gfo/Idh/MocA family oxidoreductase, with product MVRFGIIGFGLHAVKRLMPGFARTSNCKVTALSRRDRQRADECSKQFQIPHAFTSVEELCASPEVDAVLVTSPNACHLSEVLTAAKHGKHILCEKPMGMNAAECREMVEAANKAGVLLGIAHVFRFTETVPYFRQLLATGQIGRPTFAHSDFSFFAPSDHPRKWLHDRSIAGGGPIADIGVHCVDTLRYILNDEVTEVTAVGTTDEYSRDVESAAVMTLRFSKGTLATSSVSFRAEYHSPLSIHGETGVISANDGLAVDFPVTVNLEQNRKIVSQQTFSNELAYAKQADEFANAVQGKATYRCLGEEGWQNQRILDAAFRSMQSGHPERVN
- a CDS encoding tetratricopeptide repeat protein, translating into MGIFYSIFYPYGIILQAIAIVHFIRRRPDGYWLWIVLFGGGLGALVYIVVEVIPDAGLLRDSFKFFPRRGRIHELEALVHDNPAPANLEELGALYLEDGKARKAKECFDRAIASRADSVDTFYRRALAEIELGDSTAAIADLERVVTQDPKYDFHRAAGLLANAYAKTGQAEKAQAMFERVTNVSTATEIQYYYAAFLASQGRTAEAAEWTQRIANKKRTMPGFQKRRDRPWFRKASGLAKTVASR
- a CDS encoding DUF5522 domain-containing protein, giving the protein MDTSQQPLIEGLDYYVENGKWVFTADYLKRRGTCCWQSCRHCPYRGEDEAE
- a CDS encoding acyltransferase, producing MRPRLSDSDIPSSYLPTLDGWRGVAILLVLFCHVHFSGNWSRLAQEYSALAVDLFFAISGLLITDRMLQEHAQTGRISLRGFYIRRVFRIFPAAFLFLAAVSLLCWLGLVPASRVQLLSAALFFRNYYYAVAPDGWFTGHFWSLSVEEHFYFFWPCLLILMGVSRARRITPWIAVAAAAWRTLDSRWHFVSAPSLINVLTRTDYCVDFLLWGCVAGLLLRRERAQMLLRRLIPAAWPAIGIVFLLLLVTFRPKGNIAAIALLMPTFLLATLLHQRSWLARMLESLPMRSVGRMSYSLYLWQQLFLINGRTPTLGPLQSFPLNLVIPIALAWCSHTFLEEPLRRYGKKLASRTNTDKTIETLPLGVAQTAD